Genomic DNA from Paucilactobacillus hokkaidonensis JCM 18461:
TGAGAATGATCTGCATACACCGGATAATGCGGAGATGGACGAAATGATTAACGCAGAACACCATCGTAGTGCTCAAGGACAATTAAATCCTGATGACATTAAGTATGGTTACTGTACTGAAATTATGGTTCGGATTGGCCGAGGCAAAGAGGTTGAGAAAAAATTTGATTACGATGAATTTTATCAATACTTGGCAGGCCTTGGTGACAGCCTTTTAGTTGTCAATGATGAGGAAATTGTAAAAGTGCATGTCCATACTGAACATCCAGGTAAAGTTTTGGCCTGGGGACAAGAATTTGGTGACTTACAAAAAGTTAAAGTTGACAACATGCGTTGGCAACAAGAGAGCATCATGGAGCAAGATACTGAACCAAGTGATGTTGCCAAACCACAACCTGAAAAGAAGCCAGCTAAGACTGCTGTAATTGCAGTTGCTGGTGGTGAAGGGATTGCTGAGTTATTTAAGAGCTTAGGGGTCACACAAATTATCAGTGGTGGTCAAACAATGAATCCTAGTACAGAAGATATTGTTTCTGCAATTGAGAGCAGTGGTGCTAAAGAAGCAATTATATTACCTAATAATGGTAATATTTTTATGGCTGCTGATCAGGCTGCACAAGTTACTAGCATTCCAACTAAAATAGTTCATAGTAAGACAATTGCGCAGGGAATGACTTCATTATTGGAGTTCAATCTAGAAAGCTCGCTTGCTGAAAATCAAAAAGCAATGGAGGGTAATTTAGATTCTGTTAAGAGTGGTGAAGTAACTAATGCAATCCGTGATACGACCATTGATGGTGTGACGATCAAAAAGGATGACTTCATGGGTATTGTGGATGGTACGATTAAGGTCACTGATTCAAGCATTAAAACAACGGCCATCGAAATGGTCAAAAAGATGTTAGATTCAGATAGTGAAATTGTTACCATCATTTATGGAGCCGATGGCGATGAGAATACGGCTAAACAAATTGAAGATGCACTTTATAAGGTCGATGATGAACTAGAGATTGAAATTCACCCTGGTGGTCAACCGGTCTACCCGTATTTGATTTCAGTTGAATAGAATAATATGGATGATCGGGTCAAAACAAATGTTTTGGAGCGATCATTTTTATGTTTGAATAATCAATCAGAAAGGAGGATAACATGCTTAGTTTACAAGATTCAGTTAGTTTGATTACAGGCGTTGGCCCTAAACGGGTAATTGCATTAGCCAGTTTAGGGATTCAAACAGTTGAAGATTTACTGACATATTATCCGACTCGTTATGACAACTTTGAGGTACGTGATCTCAGTACAGCAGTTGATCAAGAAAAATTAACAATTAAAGGAACGGTGATGTCTGAACCAGTCATTGCACGGTTCGGTTATAAAAAAAATCGATTGAGTTTTCGTTTGTTAGTTGACCAAGATGTAGTTATGGTAACTTTTTTTAATCAGCCATATTTAAAAGATAGAATTGAACTAGGTAAGGATCTGGCCGTTTATGGTAAATGGGATGGCAATACAGCTCGATTAACTGGGATGAAGCTAATCACAATGAACAACAGTGAACTAGGTGCTGTGTATCCGGCTAATAAGCAGATCAAAGCCAATACTATTAAAAAGTTTGTTGAAACTGGGTTTAAACAGTACGAACATGTAATTGCGACATTACTGCCGCCACCGTTAATTAAACAATATGGCTTACTTCCACGTGCCAAAATGATTCAAGAAATGCATTTTCCCAGTGATGAGCACACAGCGAAGTTGGCTCGACGTAGTGCTGCCTATGAGGAGTTTTTTTTGTTTCAGCTACGAATTCAAGCATTGAAACGTGAAAATCAAACTGAAGATGGTCTGGAAATTTTATATCATAATGATGAACTAAAAACTTTTATTGGGTCACTCAGTTATGAATTAACTTCAGCACAAAAAAAGGTTGTTAATGAAATCTGTCGTGATCTACGACGACCAATCCAAATGAATCGGTTATTGCAAGGAGATGTGGGGTCTGGAAAAACAATTGTTGCTGCAATTGCCATGTATGCGACTATTACGGCGGGATATCAAGCTGCTTTGATGGTACCAACTGAAATTTTGGCTGGTCAGCACGCTGAAAATTTTGCCCGTCTTTTTGATGGGTTACCCGTGAATGTCGGATTGTTGACTGGTTCTATGACTGCCAAGCAACATCGGCAATTATTAGATCAAATTAAGCATGGTGGCGTTAATCTAATTATTGGTACGCATGCACTTATTCAAGATGCAGTTGAATATGCTAACTTGGGTTTGATTGTTACCGATGAACAACATCGTTTTGGTGTTAATCAACGACAAAAGTTTCGTGAAAAAGGGGAACACCCAGATGTACTGGCAATGACAGCTACCCCGATTCCGCGGACTTTGGCGATCACGGCTTATGGTGAAATGGATGTTTCTATTATTAGTGAAATGCCAAAGGGGCGCCAGCCGATTGAGACACGTTGGTTGCGAAGTAATCAGACTGGTGTTGCGTTAGAATTTGTGTTAAAACAGTTGCAACAAGGATCACAAATTTATGTTGTGACACCATTAATTGAGCAATCAGAGACATTAGACGTTCGGAATGCGGAAGAGCTGTATGACAACCTCAAACAATATTTTGAACCGCAGTTTAAAATCGGATTGTTGCACGGTCGATTAACAAATGAAGAAAAAGATGCAACGATGCAGGCATTTAAAGATAATGAAACTAATTTATTGGTATCAACGACTGTGATTGAAGTTGGTGTTGATGTAGCTAATGCAACTGTGATGATGGTTTATGATGCTGATCGATTTGGGTTAGCACAATTGCATCAGTTGCGCGGCCGCGTCGGTCGGGGAAGCAAGCAAGGGTATTGTTTATTAATTGCCGATCCAAAAAATCAGGTTGGAATTCAAAGAATGCAGACAATGACAGAAACGACGGACGGATTTGTGGTGGCACAACGTGATCTGGAATTACGTGGTGCTGGCGATGTTCTTGGTCAAAAACAGTCTGGTTTGCCGGACTTTAAAGTTGGTGATCCAGTTGGTGATCTAAAAATGTTACAAACTGCTCAGGCTGACGCTACTGATTTATTGGCGACAGAAGATTGGGATACGCAAACCGATAATTTACCATTAGTACAGTATTTACATCGTCATCAGCTCCAAACACACTTTGATTAAAAGAGAAGGTATATAAAATGAAAATTGCAGTTGACGCCATGGGTGGCGATCACGCACCACAAGAAATTATTATTGGAGTAGAACAAGCACGTGATTTGTATCCAGATGTTGAGTTTTATTTATATGGGATGGAAGATCAAATTCGCCCTTTAGTTAAGAATCAAGATCGATTAACGATTATTCCAACGACGGAAACTATTGACATGGGTGAAGAACCCGTCCGTGCAATTCGCCGTAAAAAAGATTCATCGATTGTTAGAGCGGCGAATGCGGTCAAAGCTGGAGAAGCAGATGCATTTTTTTCTGCAGGAAATACTGGTGCAGTACTAGCTGCTGGTCTATTTATTGTTGGGCGAATTAAAGGGATTGACCGTCCTGGCTTAACTTCCGTTTTACCAGTTGCTGATCCAAAAACAGATCAACAAAATTTTGTTTATTTAGATACAGGTGCTAATGCTGAAAGCAAAGAAAAGAATTTAGTTCAGTTTGCCTATTTAGGTAAATTCTATGCCCAAAAAGTATTAAAAGTTGCACAACCCCGAGTGGCATTATTAAATAATGGTACTGAAGAAGATAAGGGAGATAAGTTACATAAAGCGGTCTATCAACTACTCAATGATGATCCTGAAATTGATTTTGTTGGTAATGTAGAATCTAGTGAATTATTAAATGGTCGCGCAGACGTGGTAGTTACTGATGGCTGGGGTGGCAATGCTGCCTTAAAGGCAACAGAAGGTACTGCTAAAACAATGTTATCATTAATTAAAAATGGTATTTTGAATGGTGGGTTACGTGCTAAACTCGGCTATTTATTGATGAAACCAGTTTTTGGTCAAATTGGTAAAATTATGGGGACATCCAATTATGGTGGTGCGGTTATGTTGGGTTTGAAGGCTCCGGTTGTCAAAACACATGGATCATCTAAGGCTGATGCAGTAAAAAACACGATTGGTCAAATTAGAGAAATGCTGTCATCAAAAGTGATTGATGAGACGGTTATTCATTTTAGTGCAATTGATCAGGCTGAAGACGTAGACAATTCTTCTAAAAACAGCTAAACTAATTGAGTGCCAATTGATGATGAGGAGTAATTTAAGATGGAAAAGCAGGAGATTTTTGATAAAGTAACTGAAATTGTGGCGGATCACTTTGATGTTGATCGGGCAAAGGTTACTAATGAGTTGAATTTAAAAACTGATTTGAACGCGGACTCAATTGACTTTGTTGAGTTTGTCTTAGAAATTGAGGATACTTTTGGTTCTGAAATTTCTGATAGCGATGCTGAAAAATTAAGTACAATCGGTGAAGTTGTCGATTATATCGCCGCACATCAAACTAATTAGTAAATTGAATATTGAGTTAAGCAAAGGGCCGCAACAATCAATTTGTTATCGGTCCTTTTACTCGTACGATTAATTCTTTCACTACGGTATTAAAACACGTATAATGGTTATTATATGAGTTAACTCGGAGGTAAAAATGATTAAGAAATTGGAACAAAATTTAGCTACAAAGTTTAATATTCATTTTAATGATCCTAAATTATTAGACGAGGCCTTTACGCAGGCTTCGTATGTTAATGAGCATCCCAATCAAGGGTTAAAGTACTATGAACGGATTGAATTTTTAGGTGATGCCGTCTTGCAATTAACAGTTTCAGAGTATATTTATCAACGGTATCCTGAGTTACCACAAGGTAAACTAAGCCGTTTGCGAGCTGCAATGGTGCAAGAGGATAGTTTTAGTAAATTTGCTCTGGAATGTGATTTTGATAAATATATTAGGTTGGGTCATGGGGAAGAAATGGCAGGTGCGCGTCAACGTCCATCACTTCTTTGTGATATTTTTGAGTCTTTTATCGGTGCGCTTTATTTGGACCAGGGGAAAGCAGCAGTCGAAGAATTTATTGGACAAGTTATTTTTCCTAAATTAGATCAAGGCTGGTTTGATCATGCCGTTGACTACAAAACAAGTTTACAAGAGCTTTTGCAACGTGATGGTGATGTTGACATTGAGTATGTTGTAATTAACGAGGTTGGTCCGGATAACGATCGTAAGTATCAAGTGGAAGTTCGGGCAGACAATAAAAAAATTGGAGCCGGTGCAGGATCGTCCAAAAAGCATGCAGAAATGCAAGCAGCTCAAAATGCATTGAATGAATTACGACAGGCCGGCAACTAACTGTATATTTATTTGCAACCATAATTTTAGGAATAAAAAATTACCTTAATTTAGGAGCCTGAAATGCGACTGATTTCATTAGAGCTAAATGGTTTTAAATCATTTGCGCAAAAAACAAAAATTGAATTTATGACCGGAATGACTGGGATTGTTGGCCCCAATGGTAGTGGTAAAAGTAATATTATTGAGGCTATTCGTTGGGTAATGGGAGAACAGTCTGCCAAAGATTTACGTGGCGGCAAGATGACTGATATTATTTTTGCTGGATCAGCAACCAGAAAACCGCTGAATCGGGCTGAAGTATCGATTACTTTCGACAATCACGATCATTATTTAGCTAGCGATTACACCGAAATAAAAATTACACGCCGGTTATATCGCAGTGGTGAGAGTCAATATTTAATTAATGGAAATGAGTGTCGACTTAAAGATGTCTTGGACCTCTTTATGGATTCTGGCTTAGGCCGTGAATCGTTCTCGATTATTTCACAAGGTCGTGTTGAAGCAATCTTTAATGGTAAGCCAGAAGATCGACGGGCAGTTATTGAAGAGGTAGCTGGTGTTGCTAAATACAAAAAAAACAAAGACACAGCCCAAAAACGATTAGGTGAGACTAACGATAATTTGCACCGAGTAAACGATATTATTAATGAGCTTGAAACACAAATGGAACCTTTGGCGCAGCAAAGTGCCTTGGCAAAAGATTATCAAGAACAAAAAAGCCGTTTTGATCAATTAGATAAAACTAAAACGGTGCTTGATATTGAAAAAAATCAGCATCAGTTGACTGATGTAGCTACCCGATTAGCTAATGCAAAAAAGCTAAGTGTCCAGTATGATGATCAAACTAAAGAATCTAGTCAAACGCTGAATGAACTTAAGCAACAACAAAATAGATTAAATGTGACTAAAGATAAATTGCAAAACGATTTGTTAGTTCAAACAAAACAAATTGCCGATTTATCCAATGCAAAAAATATTAGCAACGAACGTAAAAATAATGAAGCGGCAACATTAACCCAGATTAAAACCAGGTTGGCACAGGTTAAGCAACAATTAACCGATAACCAGGCTAAGTTAAGTGATTGGCAACAGCAACAACAGGAACAAGCGAGTGCAATTAAAACCAATCAAAATGCATTACAGCAACTTAAAGAAATGAGTGTTGAACAACGGCAACAAAAGTTATCACAACAAATTGAAAAATTGCAGTCAAAGCAAGTTGACCAGATGCAAAAATTAACAACTGTTCATAATCAAAAAACATATTTAACACATAATCATGAACAAGATCAGAAACGTCAAAGTCAGGCTAGTATTGAATTACAGACTAACGAGCATAAGACCCAACAATTAAATGAACAACAGGAACAATTACAACTTGAATTGAAGCAACAACACAGTGTTGTGGATGAAATAAATGATCAATTAGCCACAGCACAGTCTCATCGGCAACAATTACAGACTCAATATGAACAAAAACAAAAGCAATGGTATCAATCGTTAGGCCAAGTTCAAACGGTGCAAGCACGAATTAATAGCTTTAAATCATTAGAAGCTGATTATGCTGGATTTTATCAAGGTGTTCGATATGTATTACAACATCGTCAAAAGTTTGCGGGGCTCAAAGGACCAGTATCTGAGTTGCTTAATGTTCCAGCATCCTACACCACGGCCATAGAAACAGTTCTTGGTGGTCAATTACAAAATTTGGTAGTTGATAATCAACAAAGCGGTAAGCAGATTATTAATTTCTTAGTGGCTAACCGTGCTGGTCGGGCGACTATTTTACCGCTTGATACGTTGATCCAACGAAATAGTAACCAAACTTTATTGCATCAGTTAATGGGATTAACAGGGTTGGCAGGCTTAGCCAGTGAATTAGTCCAGACTGACCCTAAATTTCAATCATTATTGAATTATTTATTGAGTAATACGTTAATTGCTGATAATTTAGATCATGCAACATTAATTGCCAAACAAAGCCAACATCGTTTTCGGGTGGTAACTCTGGATGGACAATTAATTAATGCCAGTGGTGCAATGACTGGTGGGGCCAACAAACAGCAACGTCAGGGGTTGTTGACAAGGCAACAGTCGCAACAAGAGCTTGAGGTGCAGATAAAAGACGTCCAAGCTAAATCGACTGAGTTAGAAAATCAGGTAGGTAAATACGATACCGCCATTCAAACGAATAAACAGTTGATTGAACAATTACAGGCTAAATTAGAACAACAGCGATCACAATTGCAGACTGTTACAAGTAAGGCCGATTTATTGCAAAATGAGCAAAAAATGAATCAGCGTCAGGTGAGTGCCCTTGAGTTTGAGGTCAAACAGCAAACTGATGAGCATGCTACTTTTGCCCAACAAATAACTGAAAACGAGCAACAAGAAAAAAAGATTACTAGTACAATTGAAGCTTTGAAAGTCAATATTCAACAAAGCAAGGTCGATTTACAAGCTTTGCAAGAAAATGCGTCTGCACAAGCTGAGCAAATTCATGATAAAGAGCAATGGTTGGCAGTTGCAACGGAAAAATTACAACAAATTAGTCGCCAAATGACTGACCTGAATGAGGCTATTGCCAATGATGAACAGTCCATTCAACAACTGACACAAGAAACTGATGCAACTGTGTCAAGCCAAACCGATCAGGCCCAACAAGGTCAACAAGCTGCGGATCAATTGGTTGATTTACAACAGGTTCATGAACAGACAAACCAACAGTTAGGCCACACAAATGATTCGTTGACTGCTTTAAGTGAAAAAATTGAGGCTGCTAATCAGCAACAACAACGGCTGCAAGAATTGCAACGAGCGGCTTTAGATGAATTAAATGAAGTCAATGCACGGCATGTTAAATTGGAATCATTGATTGATCAAGGAATGAACCGGCTAGCGGAACAATATGCGATGACGTTGACCGAGGCGAAACAAGATCTTAGTGAACTTGAACCAGCAGAAATTACGACGCAATTAAAACTGCTAAAACGCGGTCTCGATGAAATTGGTACGGTTAATTTAGGCTCAATTGAAGAGTATGAACGCGTGTCTACTCGTTATACATTTCTACATGATCAACAAACTGACTTGCTGAATTCACAGCAACAATTGAATGAAACCATGCAAGAAATGGACCAAGAGGTGATAACTAGATTTGAAACTAGCTTCCACCAAGTTGCGGATGCATTTGCTAAAATATTTGTCGAAATGTTTGGCGGCGGTCAAGCAAAATTAGTTTTAACCGAACCAGATAATTTGTTAACATCTGGAATTGATATAATCGCACAGCCGCCTGGTAAAAAGAATCAACAAATGAGCCTATTATCTGGTGGCGAACGCGCACTGACTGCCATTACATTACTATTTTCAATTCTCGCTGTCCGTCCGGTACCATTTTCTATTTTAGATGAAACAGAAGCAGCCTTGGATGAAGCAAACGTAAATCGATTTGCACACTATCTAAGTACCTATGGTGATGATGGCCCCCAATTTATTGTCGTTACTCATCGAAAGGGTACTATGATGAATGCTAAGGTGCTCTATGGTGTTACAATGCAAGAATCAGGTGTATCGAAGATGGTTTCGGTCTCACTTGAAGATGTCAATGCTAGCTAAGTCGCTCGACTAGAGGAGGACAAAATGGGATTATTTGATATATTTAAACGAAAATCAAAAGTTGACAAAGAAACTCAAGCTGATGAACAACAAACTAGTGAAGTAGCACAATCTGCTGAATCACAAAGTGAAAATAATGTGGGACAAGAGATTGTGTCAGCAACCAATACTCAGTCAGAACCCCAAGCTTCAACCGAACCAACTAGCAATGAAACAGATGTTCAATCTGAAGAATCGAGTGAGATAACCACTGTTGAATCAACAGAAGGTGAAGCCAACAATATCGAATCAGAAGTGTTATCTGATGAAATGACAAAAAGTGCCGATACAAAAATACAAGCTGATGCTGATATTGAAGAGACGCAAACTGCTAGTCCAGTTACGCAATCAGATGAGCCAGTTTCTCAACCTACCAGTGAAGACCAACAAGATAATAAATATGAACAGGGACTAGAAAAGTCACGTACTGGTTTTGGGGCCCGATTGAATGCATTACTAGCTAACTTTAGGCATGTTGATGAGGAATTCTTTGATAACTTGGAAGAAGCTTTGATAGAGTCTGACGTTGGTTTTGAAATGGCCGTTTCACTGAGTGATCAATTACGTGAAGAAGTAAAATTACAAAATGCCAAAAGCCAACAAGAAGTCACGAATGTTATCATCGAGAAATTAGTTGATATTTATGAGCAACAAGGTAAAAATGAGGATAATGCAATTCATTTTGCCAAACAAGGACCAACTGTTATTTTATTTGTTGGTGTCAATGGAGTTGGTAAAACAACTACTATTGGTAAAATGGCTGCATTATACCAGCGGCAGGGTAAGAAGGTGTTATTAGCTGCTGCAGATACTTTCCGGGCTGGTGCCACTGAACAGTTACAAGTGTGGGGTGATCGTGATCACGTTAAGGTGGTCACAGGACCTGATCAAGGAGACCCGGCTGCTGTTGTTTATGATGCTGTTAATCAGGCTAAAAACGAAGACTATGATGTTTTGTTTGTTGATACAGCTGGTCGACTACAAAATAAAGTTAACCTGATGAATGAATTGGCCAAGATGAAACGGATTATTAGTCGTGAAATTGAGGGTGCCCCGCAAGAGGTGCTATTGGTGTTGGATGCAACGACAGGGCAAAATGCACTTACACAGGCTAAACTATTTAAAGAAAGTACTGATGTAACCGGAATTGTTTTGACCAAGCTTGATGGAACGGCGCGTGGTGGAATTGTATTAGCAATTCGCAATGAACTCCATTTACCAGTTAAGATGGTTGGCTTGGGAGAACAAGTTGATGATTTACAAGAATTTGATGCTGGTGAATTTGTTTATGGGCTCTTTAAAGGCCTCGTTACAGCAACTAAGTAAGGGTATCCTAATTATGGAAATTGAAAAAAATTATCGAATTAATTCGTTATTTGAGTTCTACAAATCTTTATTGACAGACAAACAAAACAATTATATGCAGCTTTATTATGGGGATGATTATTCATTGGGCGAAATTGCTGAAGAATTTTCTATCAGCCGGCAAGCTGTATATGATAATATAAAGAGAACTGAATCGATCATTGAGGTATATGAAAATAAACTGCATTTGTATCGAGACTTCGTTGCCCGTAACAAACAGGCCGATATTATTCAAACCTATGTAAAAAGTAATTATCCAAATGATGAAACGCTAAACAAATTAGTTGCTCATCTTGAAAATTTAGAAGAAGAATAGGAGTATGACTGATGGCATTTGAAGGATTAACTGAACGACTCCAAAATGCGATGACTAAGTTACGGCGAAAACCAACTGTTTCAGAAGCTGATTTACGCGAAACAATGCGTGAAATTCGGTTGGCATTGTTGGAAGCCGATGTCAATTTCAAAGTGGTTAAGGATTTTGTCAAACAGGTACAAACACGTGCCATAGGGGCAGATGTTTTAAAGGGTTTAAATCCGGCTCAACAAATTGTTAAAATTGTTAATGAAGAACTAACCACAACCATGGGAACTGAGGCAGTTCCCTTAAATAAATCAGAAAAGATCCCAACGATCATCATGATGGCTGGGTTGCAAGGGGCAGGTAAAACTACTACTGCTGGTAAATTGGCTTTAAAGCTAAAAAATGAAGAAAATGCACGACCAATGTTTATTGCGGCCGATGTTTACCGTCCCGCTGCGATTGATCAATTAGAACAAGTAGCTAAGTCAATTGATGTTCCGGTTTTCCAACTAGGAACAGATGTCGATCCAGTTGAAATCGTGCGCCAAGGACTTGAACAAGCACAGGAACAACACAATGATTACGTCATCATTGATACTGCTGGTCGACTACAAATTGATGAAAAATTGATGGATGAGTTAGTTAATATTTCTAATTTAGCTAAACCAGATGAAATTTTGCTGGTAGTGGATGCAATGACCGGGCAAAACGCGGTTGAGACAGCGGATGGTTTCAATGATAAGTTGGAATTGACGGGGGTTATTTTAACCAAGTTAGATGGCGATACCCGTGGTGGTGCTGCCTTATCAATTCGGGCAGTTACCGGCAAACCAATTAAGTTCGTTGGACAAGGTGAAAAAATGACCGATTTGGATGTCTTCCATCCAGATCGAATGGCTTCTCGAATTTTGGGAATGGGCGATATGCTCACCTTAATTGAAAAAGCCCAACAGGATTATGACGAAGATCAAGCGCAAAAGACAATGGAAAAGATGCGTGAGAATTCGTTTGATTTTAATGATTTCTTAGATCAGATGGAGCAAGTCCAAAAAATGGGACCATTAGAAGATGTTATGAAAATGATCCCAGGAATGGCCAATAATCCAGCCATGAAGAATGTAAACGTGAATCCAAAAGATATGGATCACATCAAAGCGATTGTTTATTCGATGACTCCCGCTGAACGTGAAAATCCAGATGTCCTTAATCCTAGCCGGCGTCGTCGGTTGGCTGGTGGAGCTGGTCGGCCAATCGTAGAAGTTAACCGAATGATTAAGCAATTCGGCGAGATGAAAAAAATGATGAAACAAGTTTCCAGTGGAAACATGAATGGCATGGAACAGATGATGGGTGGCTCAATGCCAGGCGGTAAAATGGGCAAGCTGGCAATGAATATCATGGCTCGGAAGATGAAGAAAAATAAGAAAAAAAGAAATAAAAAAAATAAGAAGCGCCGTTAATAATTATGAGCCAATTCTAAATAGAAGCCTTATGTGAGGGCTTTTTATTTTAGAATAAAAAAAGTAAATAATTAAAAAAAGCAAATATTATAGCAGTTTCTGGTAATAATTTATAAATTGGGTCGTATCAATTTTCAAAAAGGTTGACTTTTATGAAAAACCAAGTATTATAGTGATTGTAAATTAAAAATTTATGGATTTACGTTGTTGCTACTTAAACTATTTTTAGTAGTTAATCAAGTTTATGAAGGAGAGTAAAATTCATGGCAGTAGATTATGATTCCAAAGCATATTTGGAAAAAGTTGACGCTTGGTGGCGTGCTACCACATACCTTTCAGGTGGTATGATCTTCCTGAAGAACAATCCATTGTTCTCAGTTACAAACACTCCACTTAAAGCAAGTGACATCAAAGTTAAACCAATTGGTCACTGGGGTACTATCTCAGGACAAACATTCTTGTACGCACATGCCAACCGTTTGATCAACAAGTACGGTTTGAACATGTTCTACATTGGTGGACCTGGTCATGGTGGCCAAGTTATGGTTACAAACGCATATATGGATGGTTCATATACTGAGGACTACCCAGAAATTACTCAAGATCTTGAAGGTATGTCACGTCTATACAAGCGATTCTCATTTCCAGGTGGAATTGGATCACATATGACTGCACAAACTCCAGGTTCACTTCATGAAGGTGGCGAACTGGGTTATTCATTATCACATGCTGCAGGTGCCGTTTTGGACAATCCTGACCAAGTTGCATTTGCTGTTGTTGGTGATGGTGAAGCAGAAACTGGTCCATCTATGACAGCTTGGCACTCAATCAAGTTCTTGAACCCTAAGAATGACGGTGCTGTATTGCCTACATTAGATTTAAACGGATTCAAGATTTCAAACCCAACAATTTTCTCACGGATGAGTGATGAAGAAATCAGCAAGTTCTTTGAAGGACTTGGCTGGTCACCACGTTTCCTTGAAAACGACGAAATTCATGACTATATGACTTATCACGAAAAGGCTGCTAAGATTTATGATCAAGCGATTGCTGATATCCAAGCTATCCAAAAAGATGCCCGTGAAAATGGTCGTTACCAAGATGGCGAAATCGCTGCTTGGCCAGTAGTTATTGCTCGTTTACCAAAAGGTTGGGGTGGACCACAATTTAATCCTAAGGGCGAACCAATCGAAAATTCATTCCGTGCTCATCAAGTTCCACTTGGTCTTTCACAAGGTAACCTTAGTGAATTACCAGAATTTGAAGAATGGATGGATTCATACAAACCAGCAGAATTGTTCAATACTGACGGTTCATTGAAGGCTGAAGTTGCTGACTTTGCACCTAAGGGCGACAAACGAATGGCTATGAACCCAGTTGCTAATGGTGGCCGTGCTCGCGGCGAAAAGCCAGAAACACTTGCTTTACCTAACTGGAAAGACTTTACCAACGAAATTACAGCTGACAATCGTGGCTCTGAATTAGCCGACGCCAACCGTAACATGGATATGAATGTACTTTCAGGCTA
This window encodes:
- the smc gene encoding chromosome segregation protein SMC; translated protein: MRLISLELNGFKSFAQKTKIEFMTGMTGIVGPNGSGKSNIIEAIRWVMGEQSAKDLRGGKMTDIIFAGSATRKPLNRAEVSITFDNHDHYLASDYTEIKITRRLYRSGESQYLINGNECRLKDVLDLFMDSGLGRESFSIISQGRVEAIFNGKPEDRRAVIEEVAGVAKYKKNKDTAQKRLGETNDNLHRVNDIINELETQMEPLAQQSALAKDYQEQKSRFDQLDKTKTVLDIEKNQHQLTDVATRLANAKKLSVQYDDQTKESSQTLNELKQQQNRLNVTKDKLQNDLLVQTKQIADLSNAKNISNERKNNEAATLTQIKTRLAQVKQQLTDNQAKLSDWQQQQQEQASAIKTNQNALQQLKEMSVEQRQQKLSQQIEKLQSKQVDQMQKLTTVHNQKTYLTHNHEQDQKRQSQASIELQTNEHKTQQLNEQQEQLQLELKQQHSVVDEINDQLATAQSHRQQLQTQYEQKQKQWYQSLGQVQTVQARINSFKSLEADYAGFYQGVRYVLQHRQKFAGLKGPVSELLNVPASYTTAIETVLGGQLQNLVVDNQQSGKQIINFLVANRAGRATILPLDTLIQRNSNQTLLHQLMGLTGLAGLASELVQTDPKFQSLLNYLLSNTLIADNLDHATLIAKQSQHRFRVVTLDGQLINASGAMTGGANKQQRQGLLTRQQSQQELEVQIKDVQAKSTELENQVGKYDTAIQTNKQLIEQLQAKLEQQRSQLQTVTSKADLLQNEQKMNQRQVSALEFEVKQQTDEHATFAQQITENEQQEKKITSTIEALKVNIQQSKVDLQALQENASAQAEQIHDKEQWLAVATEKLQQISRQMTDLNEAIANDEQSIQQLTQETDATVSSQTDQAQQGQQAADQLVDLQQVHEQTNQQLGHTNDSLTALSEKIEAANQQQQRLQELQRAALDELNEVNARHVKLESLIDQGMNRLAEQYAMTLTEAKQDLSELEPAEITTQLKLLKRGLDEIGTVNLGSIEEYERVSTRYTFLHDQQTDLLNSQQQLNETMQEMDQEVITRFETSFHQVADAFAKIFVEMFGGGQAKLVLTEPDNLLTSGIDIIAQPPGKKNQQMSLLSGGERALTAITLLFSILAVRPVPFSILDETEAALDEANVNRFAHYLSTYGDDGPQFIVVTHRKGTMMNAKVLYGVTMQESGVSKMVSVSLEDVNAS
- the ftsY gene encoding signal recognition particle-docking protein FtsY: MGLFDIFKRKSKVDKETQADEQQTSEVAQSAESQSENNVGQEIVSATNTQSEPQASTEPTSNETDVQSEESSEITTVESTEGEANNIESEVLSDEMTKSADTKIQADADIEETQTASPVTQSDEPVSQPTSEDQQDNKYEQGLEKSRTGFGARLNALLANFRHVDEEFFDNLEEALIESDVGFEMAVSLSDQLREEVKLQNAKSQQEVTNVIIEKLVDIYEQQGKNEDNAIHFAKQGPTVILFVGVNGVGKTTTIGKMAALYQRQGKKVLLAAADTFRAGATEQLQVWGDRDHVKVVTGPDQGDPAAVVYDAVNQAKNEDYDVLFVDTAGRLQNKVNLMNELAKMKRIISREIEGAPQEVLLVLDATTGQNALTQAKLFKESTDVTGIVLTKLDGTARGGIVLAIRNELHLPVKMVGLGEQVDDLQEFDAGEFVYGLFKGLVTATK
- a CDS encoding putative DNA-binding protein yields the protein MEIEKNYRINSLFEFYKSLLTDKQNNYMQLYYGDDYSLGEIAEEFSISRQAVYDNIKRTESIIEVYENKLHLYRDFVARNKQADIIQTYVKSNYPNDETLNKLVAHLENLEEE
- the ffh gene encoding signal recognition particle protein; protein product: MAFEGLTERLQNAMTKLRRKPTVSEADLRETMREIRLALLEADVNFKVVKDFVKQVQTRAIGADVLKGLNPAQQIVKIVNEELTTTMGTEAVPLNKSEKIPTIIMMAGLQGAGKTTTAGKLALKLKNEENARPMFIAADVYRPAAIDQLEQVAKSIDVPVFQLGTDVDPVEIVRQGLEQAQEQHNDYVIIDTAGRLQIDEKLMDELVNISNLAKPDEILLVVDAMTGQNAVETADGFNDKLELTGVILTKLDGDTRGGAALSIRAVTGKPIKFVGQGEKMTDLDVFHPDRMASRILGMGDMLTLIEKAQQDYDEDQAQKTMEKMRENSFDFNDFLDQMEQVQKMGPLEDVMKMIPGMANNPAMKNVNVNPKDMDHIKAIVYSMTPAERENPDVLNPSRRRRLAGGAGRPIVEVNRMIKQFGEMKKMMKQVSSGNMNGMEQMMGGSMPGGKMGKLAMNIMARKMKKNKKKRNKKNKKRR